The genomic interval TTGCCTATTTCGGTAATGGCATGTACAAATTCCAGATGCTCTCCATGATGCGAAATGAGGTTCGTCTGTAAAAAAATCCCCTCCGTCTCCGGGACGCGTATCGGATAAAGCTTCCCATCCTGCAGCTCCTGCTGGGCGCATAAGCCTGGAAGAAACGCGATGCCAGCTTTCTGAATGACAAGCTTTTTGGCCATCTCAGAATTATCCGTCTGAATTTGAATGTTGGGCGGCAGCTCCAAATTCTCGAATATACGATGAATGCGAAGCCAATCCAATGAGCCGCATTCAAAAAAAACGAGCGGCTGCTCAGCGATTGCCTCAACCGTCAGCTTATCCGTTGTTAAGAACGGATGCCCATGATACACATGCAGCCGTATTGGATCTTCAAAGAACTTGGTCGACTGCAGGTTAGGATGATTCACCTTGCGAACAAAGCCAATATCTACTTCCTTGCTCAGCACTTTATTCACAATCTCATCCGTGGTGCTTGTGACGATTTTATAGTGAGTGTGTGGGAATTTCTTCTTTAAGCGAGGTAATAAGTCAGGAATAATATAATTGGAGACAGACACGGTACAGCCAACTCTGAACTCGTTCGGCAAAGACTTCTTCTGATTAATATGCTGCTTGCCCTTCTGATAGATGAGCAGCAGCTGCTGGGCATAAGGGAGAAATCGTTTACCGTCTTCCGTTATTTGAATCTGTTTGCCATTTCGATCGAACAGCTTGCAGTCGAGCTCCTGCTCAAGGGACTTAATTCTTGCTGTTACAGAAGGCTGAGACAAATACAACGCGTCAGCTGCTTTATTAAAGCTACCACAATGGATGACATAGACAAATGCTTCTATATTCTCAATGTTGATTTGACACACCTCCACTCACTTAAATCCAACTAAACCAATACGAATATATATAATTAAAGTAACAAACTAAAGAGTTCATGTCAATCGAGCAAAAAAAACAGGTTGCCCCAAAAGCAGATAAACCTACTTTTGGAGCAACCCTTATTCCTTACATTCGTTCCGCTCTAACGAGGGATTGTCTTGTTGTCAGCATAGCCGCTATCGCCGCGGTTGCCGAATTTCTTAAATAGTTTGCGCAGATA from Paenibacillus sp. FSL K6-3182 carries:
- a CDS encoding LysR family transcriptional regulator, producing the protein MNIENIEAFVYVIHCGSFNKAADALYLSQPSVTARIKSLEQELDCKLFDRNGKQIQITEDGKRFLPYAQQLLLIYQKGKQHINQKKSLPNEFRVGCTVSVSNYIIPDLLPRLKKKFPHTHYKIVTSTTDEIVNKVLSKEVDIGFVRKVNHPNLQSTKFFEDPIRLHVYHGHPFLTTDKLTVEAIAEQPLVFFECGSLDWLRIHRIFENLELPPNIQIQTDNSEMAKKLVIQKAGIAFLPGLCAQQELQDGKLYPIRVPETEGIFLQTNLISHHGEHLEFVHAITEIGKQLAEAELSLSANINL